A single window of Candidatus Dadabacteria bacterium DNA harbors:
- the ccsA gene encoding cytochrome c biogenesis protein CcsA encodes MNVIYLISALYLLSSLLYGTYLWSQKRKISRAGIYFAIAGVLTHTALLVVFLMRGDVLAGSTSRPLFIFSWLITLVFLVSQLRFKTPVLGAFVLPVAFLGTLPYVIIPDGMITQDPTLGNPWVLAHILSIFLGEAFFAISFLAGVIYIFQENQLKSKRVGSHLKKLPSLITLDKINHLSLLLGFPLLTVSLVIGFVLAKEIWSDVWTWGAKETWSTVTWLLYAFLINGRLSLGWRGRRAALGAVIGFCIVVVTFVMGYIFPGQHKFE; translated from the coding sequence ATGAATGTCATATATCTGATTTCCGCTCTTTACCTGCTTTCTTCTCTTCTTTACGGTACTTACCTCTGGTCGCAGAAAAGAAAAATCTCCCGGGCGGGCATTTATTTCGCCATTGCGGGAGTTCTTACTCATACCGCGTTGCTCGTCGTTTTCCTCATGCGTGGCGACGTACTGGCCGGAAGTACTTCAAGGCCCCTTTTTATTTTCTCGTGGCTTATAACGCTTGTCTTTTTAGTTTCGCAACTGAGGTTCAAAACCCCCGTGCTCGGCGCGTTCGTGCTCCCCGTGGCTTTTCTCGGGACCTTGCCCTACGTGATCATTCCGGATGGGATGATTACCCAGGACCCGACGCTTGGAAACCCATGGGTGCTGGCGCACATACTGTCCATTTTTCTTGGAGAAGCGTTTTTCGCGATATCTTTTCTAGCGGGCGTAATCTACATATTCCAGGAAAACCAGCTGAAATCGAAAAGAGTCGGAAGCCACCTGAAAAAACTCCCTTCCCTGATAACGCTTGACAAGATAAACCACCTGAGTCTTCTGCTCGGGTTCCCGCTTCTAACCGTGAGTCTCGTTATCGGTTTCGTACTTGCAAAAGAAATATGGAGCGATGTGTGGACGTGGGGAGCCAAGGAAACTTGGTCTACCGTTACGTGGCTTCTTTACGCTTTTTTGATAAACGGACGTCTTTCCCTCGGATGGAGAGGCAGAAGGGCGGCGCTCGGAGCCGTGATCGGGTTCTGCATCGTGGTGGTGACGTTCGTTATGGGATATATCTTCCCGGGGCAGCACAAATTTGAATGA
- a CDS encoding ABC transporter substrate-binding protein — protein MEKRTMRLGHSPDADDAFMFYAIASGKVASGQIDFEHVIEDIQSLNKRAMKGELEVTAISAHGYLSVQDRYRILSCGASMGKGYGPIVVAKKKISDLRGKAVAVPGKLTTAYLLLSLYADGFIPVEVPFDKIMDKVLEEEVDAGLLIHEGQLTYEETGLDLLFDLGAMWAEETDLPMPLGLNVLRRDIPRGLDAEVLRVHKESIEYALSNKKEALDYAMRFGRGMSEDTGEKFVLMYVNEWTRDLGESGTGALEYLFEKAHTKGIIAENPMLDILCE, from the coding sequence ATGGAAAAACGGACCATGAGACTGGGCCACAGCCCCGACGCTGACGACGCGTTCATGTTCTACGCAATAGCGAGCGGGAAGGTGGCTTCCGGACAGATAGATTTCGAGCACGTGATTGAAGACATACAGTCGCTCAATAAGAGAGCCATGAAAGGAGAACTCGAAGTAACGGCAATCTCCGCCCATGGATACCTGAGCGTGCAGGATCGCTACCGGATTCTCTCCTGCGGGGCCAGCATGGGAAAAGGGTACGGCCCCATAGTGGTTGCCAAGAAGAAAATTTCTGACCTCAGGGGAAAAGCCGTCGCGGTACCTGGAAAGCTTACTACCGCATACCTTCTTCTGAGTCTATATGCTGATGGTTTCATCCCAGTTGAAGTGCCCTTTGACAAGATCATGGACAAGGTACTCGAAGAAGAGGTAGACGCGGGTCTTCTTATACATGAAGGACAGCTTACCTACGAAGAGACGGGGCTTGATCTTTTGTTCGATCTTGGAGCGATGTGGGCCGAGGAAACCGATCTTCCGATGCCGCTTGGACTTAACGTGCTTCGAAGAGACATACCCCGGGGGCTTGATGCCGAAGTTCTTCGAGTACACAAAGAAAGCATAGAGTACGCCCTCTCGAACAAAAAAGAGGCTCTTGATTACGCGATGCGCTTTGGAAGGGGGATGAGCGAGGATACGGGAGAGAAATTCGTTTTAATGTACGTAAACGAGTGGACCAGAGACCTTGGCGAAAGTGGAACCGGGGCACTTGAGTATCTTTTTGAAAAAGCCCACACAAAGGGAATCATAGCCGAGAACCCAATGCTTGATATTCTCTGCGAGTAA
- a CDS encoding menaquinone biosynthesis protein — MINLGAAPFLNMQPLIYPLEKGVTEHSFNIMYFDPFLLSDNLSEGVIDVAPIPSVEFLRTDDYYILPDISISSFGKVDSVVLKARKEITKIKSVSVDSRSKSSTALLRIVLELFLGLKPEYVKREPVNGFLQGVDAGMLIGNAGLQARHLSAEKSAFTYDLGELWTRETSLPFVYAVMAIKKGDDVTAKGCECLVSTREQGVEFIPEIVDIESRKLGLSKEHCTTYLKERIKYDLDGPKIEGLIKYRDLLFELGEIEKKNEIDFYVDPSETKSGRRQEWKNGP, encoded by the coding sequence TTGATAAATCTCGGAGCAGCGCCTTTTCTTAACATGCAACCGCTCATTTATCCTCTGGAAAAAGGGGTCACCGAGCACAGCTTTAATATAATGTATTTTGACCCTTTCCTTCTTTCCGACAATCTGTCTGAAGGAGTGATTGATGTCGCGCCCATTCCCTCGGTTGAATTTCTAAGAACCGATGACTACTACATTCTGCCCGACATTTCCATATCCTCCTTCGGAAAAGTCGACAGCGTCGTACTCAAGGCACGAAAAGAAATAACGAAAATAAAAAGCGTGTCGGTTGACAGCAGGTCCAAGAGCTCAACGGCCCTGCTCAGAATCGTACTGGAGCTCTTCCTCGGTCTTAAGCCCGAATACGTAAAAAGGGAACCCGTAAACGGTTTCCTCCAGGGAGTTGACGCCGGGATGCTTATCGGCAACGCGGGTCTTCAGGCCCGTCATCTCTCTGCAGAAAAATCCGCCTTCACGTACGACCTGGGGGAACTCTGGACGAGGGAAACATCCCTTCCCTTCGTATATGCTGTAATGGCGATCAAAAAAGGGGACGACGTTACAGCCAAGGGCTGTGAATGTCTTGTTTCAACGAGAGAACAAGGAGTGGAATTCATCCCGGAGATAGTGGATATCGAATCTCGGAAACTGGGTCTCAGCAAGGAGCATTGCACGACTTACCTTAAAGAGAGAATCAAGTATGACCTTGACGGCCCAAAGATTGAAGGACTCATCAAATATCGCGACCTTCTTTTCGAGCTTGGAGAAATAGAGAAGAAAAACGAAATCGATTTCTACGTAGACCCTTCGGAGACGAAATCCGGAAGGAGACAAGAATGGAAAAACGGACCATGA
- a CDS encoding amidohydrolase family protein encodes MERLLLKADVVIPISSEPIRNGAVVVDGGRIVDIGTSDRIETDYPSLQKIRRQNSIILPGFVNAHTHLELSWTRGKIVGFEDFAGWLERLIALKAGGIDQDLVEDSMRAGIRDVIGSGVTTVGEISSLDFGGREMLRSSGMRIVAFLELFDRISPRLSSLEFQSEDLYEERPFPHAPYSCGPEFLEAVFACAGKNAVATGIHLGESPDEVDFLKNLPNEFERKIFPLIKKETFERPRADTPTRYINRFLHGKDVKLSAVHMVQVVDEDMEIIRGADIGIILCPRSNVLLGVGKPNLSQMFAHERVGLGTDGLSSNSDLDFFQEIRFLHDIMVEQGIRQSARLAVYFATLGGARALFIEEETGSLEVGKSADIICIGCKGGIAPDPYSCVVSSKPEDLQFSMVGGNLIYKKDPWDPCEH; translated from the coding sequence ATGGAAAGACTGCTTTTAAAAGCGGATGTGGTGATTCCGATAAGTTCTGAACCAATTCGCAATGGAGCCGTCGTCGTGGACGGGGGACGTATCGTTGACATCGGAACATCAGATAGAATCGAGACTGACTATCCCAGCTTACAGAAAATAAGAAGGCAGAACTCGATAATACTTCCCGGGTTTGTAAACGCCCACACCCACCTTGAGCTCAGTTGGACGAGGGGGAAGATCGTAGGTTTCGAAGATTTTGCCGGATGGCTTGAGCGGCTGATCGCTCTTAAGGCCGGCGGAATTGATCAAGATCTTGTCGAGGATTCAATGAGGGCGGGGATTCGCGACGTCATCGGTAGTGGTGTCACTACGGTAGGGGAAATATCTTCCTTGGATTTCGGCGGGAGGGAGATGCTTAGAAGCTCGGGGATGAGAATTGTCGCGTTTCTCGAGCTTTTTGATCGCATTTCACCAAGACTTTCTTCACTTGAATTTCAAAGCGAAGACCTTTACGAGGAAAGACCCTTCCCGCACGCACCTTATTCCTGCGGGCCGGAATTTCTAGAGGCGGTTTTTGCCTGTGCGGGAAAAAACGCGGTTGCGACGGGAATCCATCTGGGCGAGAGTCCTGATGAAGTCGATTTTCTGAAGAACCTGCCCAATGAATTTGAACGGAAAATCTTCCCGCTCATAAAAAAGGAAACTTTCGAAAGGCCACGGGCCGATACTCCGACACGCTACATAAACAGATTTCTTCACGGAAAAGACGTGAAACTCTCCGCCGTTCACATGGTCCAGGTGGTGGATGAAGACATGGAAATAATCCGAGGCGCCGATATCGGCATTATTCTCTGCCCAAGAAGCAATGTTCTTCTCGGAGTGGGTAAACCGAACCTGAGCCAGATGTTTGCTCATGAAAGGGTAGGGCTTGGTACCGACGGACTTTCAAGCAACTCAGATCTTGATTTTTTCCAGGAGATCAGATTCCTGCATGACATTATGGTTGAGCAGGGAATACGGCAAAGCGCCCGTCTGGCAGTCTATTTCGCGACTCTGGGTGGAGCAAGGGCTCTTTTTATCGAGGAGGAGACAGGGAGTCTTGAGGTCGGAAAAAGTGCCGACATCATATGCATTGGCTGCAAAGGGGGAATTGCCCCCGACCCTTATTCCTGCGTAGTGTCTTCAAAACCGGAGGATCTCCAGTTCTCAATGGTAGGAGGGAATTTAATCTACAAAAAGGACCCTTGGGATCCTTGTGAGCATTAG
- a CDS encoding dodecin family protein — protein sequence MAVARVTEVIGSSDKSWDDAVQEALDRANSTLRGLTGIEVTKMNARIEDGKIAEYRSHVRITFILED from the coding sequence ATGGCTGTAGCTAGAGTAACAGAGGTTATAGGTTCATCTGATAAGTCATGGGATGACGCTGTGCAGGAAGCTCTTGACAGGGCGAACTCGACCCTAAGGGGTCTTACCGGAATTGAGGTAACGAAAATGAACGCCCGCATAGAAGATGGGAAGATTGCCGAGTACCGTTCCCACGTTAGGATCACCTTCATTCTGGAGGACTAA
- a CDS encoding 5-formyltetrahydrofolate cyclo-ligase, translating to MKKAPKTLSDQEETASETRSGSTYINGYRETSPQGPVLEEKDRLRRDLLEKRRNLPQSLRREKSALILKVLLSEKIFSDASSVALYFPVNGEVDTREIFKKCVDLKKKVFFPKTLGSDLVFLRTRNIEELTPGAFAIPEPPADAERARGDELDLVLVPGVAFDFSGNRIGYGKGFYDRFLKDIPRQMRFGLAYQFQVLENIPSHETDVKTGRIITEDGTIDCLEKEGD from the coding sequence TTGAAGAAAGCCCCGAAGACCCTTTCAGATCAAGAGGAAACAGCTTCTGAGACCCGTTCCGGTTCCACATACATAAACGGTTACCGGGAAACCAGCCCGCAGGGTCCCGTCCTTGAGGAAAAAGATAGGCTGAGAAGAGATCTTCTCGAGAAAAGAAGGAATCTTCCCCAATCTCTGCGCCGGGAAAAATCCGCCCTGATTCTCAAGGTTCTTCTCTCCGAGAAGATTTTCTCCGACGCGTCGAGCGTCGCTCTTTACTTCCCCGTAAACGGCGAAGTCGACACTCGCGAAATATTCAAAAAATGCGTTGATCTTAAAAAAAAGGTTTTTTTTCCGAAAACCCTAGGCTCCGATCTTGTTTTCCTGAGAACAAGGAATATTGAAGAACTTACCCCTGGGGCCTTTGCCATCCCAGAACCCCCGGCGGACGCTGAACGCGCCCGCGGCGACGAGCTTGACCTCGTACTGGTACCGGGAGTGGCTTTTGATTTCTCCGGGAACAGAATCGGGTACGGAAAAGGTTTTTACGACAGGTTTTTAAAAGATATACCCAGGCAGATGCGCTTCGGACTGGCCTACCAGTTCCAGGTGTTAGAAAACATCCCTTCGCACGAAACCGACGTTAAGACGGGTCGCATAATCACAGAAGACGGAACCATCGACTGTCTGGAAAAAGAAGGAGACTGA
- the dapF gene encoding diaminopimelate epimerase, giving the protein MNCFVKSHGLGNDYIVLDSAEIDFDLGKSAIELICHRNYGIGSDGILLLVPPARGDFGLRILNPDGSEAEKSGNGLRIFAKYLYERKNASSKTFSIDTPGGLVTAEVEEKDGKVHHVTVEMGAATFRADEVPVDMEGEETVGQRLVLGASEFDFTAVSVGNPHCVIFFEELREDLIRKLGPEIENHPIFPNRTNVQFAQVISRESVRILIWERGAGYTLASGSSSCAVAAVCVKSGLTDRNLRVLMPGGHLDINVGEDWAITMRGEVEEVFSGMLSDDLLYKLRNPSTINL; this is encoded by the coding sequence ATGAACTGCTTTGTAAAATCACACGGGTTGGGAAATGATTATATCGTCCTAGACAGCGCCGAAATAGATTTTGATCTCGGCAAATCCGCCATAGAACTTATATGCCACAGGAATTACGGCATAGGTTCTGACGGCATACTGCTTCTGGTTCCCCCTGCAAGAGGGGACTTCGGGCTCAGGATTCTCAATCCTGACGGGAGCGAGGCGGAAAAAAGCGGAAACGGGCTCAGGATTTTCGCCAAGTACCTCTACGAGAGGAAAAACGCCTCGAGCAAGACTTTTTCCATAGATACTCCCGGCGGTCTTGTTACGGCCGAAGTCGAGGAGAAAGACGGAAAGGTCCACCACGTCACGGTGGAAATGGGTGCGGCGACTTTCAGGGCGGATGAGGTGCCGGTAGACATGGAGGGGGAGGAAACTGTGGGGCAGCGCCTTGTTCTCGGCGCATCAGAATTTGATTTTACGGCCGTTTCGGTGGGCAACCCCCACTGCGTTATTTTCTTCGAAGAGCTAAGAGAAGATCTCATAAGGAAGCTCGGACCCGAGATAGAAAACCACCCCATCTTCCCCAACAGGACTAATGTTCAGTTTGCCCAGGTGATCTCGCGCGAGAGCGTTCGTATTTTAATCTGGGAGAGAGGAGCCGGTTACACTCTTGCCTCAGGCAGCAGCTCCTGCGCGGTCGCCGCGGTGTGCGTGAAATCCGGCCTTACGGACCGAAATCTCAGGGTGCTGATGCCCGGCGGGCATCTGGACATAAACGTCGGGGAAGACTGGGCGATCACTATGCGCGGCGAGGTGGAAGAAGTCTTTTCGGGAATGTTGAGCGACGATCTTCTTTACAAACTAAGAAATCCTTCCACTATAAATTTATAG
- the rny gene encoding ribonuclease Y: MQAQSILLFLLLFGLGFAAHFIYRMIREKNGIRKSQSQAQTIIEKAEKQAEEIRNRAENRAKKLVKDRNSQMQKMSSEKRREFSATEKKLKAREEKLGKEYEEIDRKKTKLEEVKADLESKDLTLDEKQRTLDENIEEIKGKIEEVSGLTRESAKAELVRLVEDDARHEAAKRLKQIEEECNSSAERKAKDIISLAIQRYSGSYTSEKTVSVVNLPSDDVKGRIIGREGRNIRSIELRTGVDIIIDDTPETVVISCFNPIRREVAKISLERLIADGKIHPARIEEVVTEVEKEIEREIQKEGEQALFDLGISGMHPELINKLGMLKYRTSYSQNILNHSIEVGFICGMLASEIGYNEKLAKRAGLLHDIGKAVDHEVEGSHVDIGANIVKKYGEPPEIIDALEKTHDPQPQGILPLLVQAADAISAARPGARRETYENYVKRIESIEGVASSFPGVERCYAIQAGREVRVIVESDQVSDEEGAILSHEIAKKIEKEVVYPGQIKIMVIRESRATAYAS; encoded by the coding sequence ATGCAAGCACAATCAATACTGCTGTTTTTGCTACTCTTCGGACTTGGATTTGCCGCCCATTTCATCTACAGGATGATCAGGGAGAAAAACGGGATCCGCAAAAGCCAGAGTCAGGCCCAGACCATAATCGAAAAGGCCGAGAAACAGGCGGAAGAGATAAGAAACAGGGCCGAGAACAGGGCGAAGAAGCTCGTCAAGGACAGAAATTCCCAGATGCAGAAGATGTCGAGCGAAAAGCGCAGAGAGTTTTCCGCTACCGAAAAAAAGCTAAAGGCAAGGGAAGAGAAACTTGGCAAAGAATACGAGGAAATTGACAGAAAGAAGACGAAACTTGAGGAAGTAAAGGCGGATCTAGAGAGCAAGGACCTGACTCTTGATGAGAAGCAGAGAACTCTTGATGAGAACATCGAAGAAATAAAGGGAAAAATAGAGGAGGTGTCGGGTCTTACCCGCGAGTCAGCGAAAGCCGAACTGGTAAGACTGGTTGAGGACGATGCAAGACACGAGGCGGCGAAAAGACTCAAGCAGATAGAAGAAGAGTGCAATTCCTCGGCCGAGCGGAAGGCGAAAGACATAATATCCCTTGCCATACAGAGATATTCCGGAAGCTACACGAGCGAGAAAACCGTGTCGGTCGTCAATCTTCCGAGCGACGACGTAAAGGGAAGAATTATCGGGCGCGAAGGACGGAACATCCGCTCCATAGAGCTTCGTACCGGGGTGGACATCATTATTGACGACACGCCCGAGACGGTTGTGATTTCGTGCTTTAATCCCATCAGGCGGGAAGTGGCGAAGATTTCGCTTGAGCGGCTTATAGCAGACGGAAAAATTCACCCCGCAAGAATCGAGGAAGTTGTAACCGAGGTTGAAAAGGAAATAGAAAGGGAGATACAGAAAGAGGGAGAACAGGCTCTTTTTGATCTCGGCATAAGCGGCATGCACCCGGAACTGATAAACAAGCTTGGGATGCTTAAATACAGAACAAGCTACTCGCAGAACATACTCAATCACTCGATTGAGGTAGGGTTCATCTGCGGGATGCTCGCTTCCGAAATCGGTTACAACGAAAAACTCGCCAAAAGAGCCGGACTGCTCCACGACATAGGGAAAGCGGTTGATCACGAGGTTGAAGGCTCCCACGTGGACATAGGAGCGAACATCGTCAAAAAATATGGTGAACCCCCCGAAATTATTGACGCGCTTGAAAAAACCCATGACCCCCAACCCCAGGGAATCCTGCCGCTTCTCGTACAGGCAGCCGACGCCATCTCCGCCGCTCGTCCCGGCGCCCGGAGAGAAACCTATGAGAACTACGTGAAAAGGATCGAGAGCATAGAAGGCGTTGCGAGTTCTTTTCCGGGCGTCGAGAGATGTTATGCGATCCAGGCCGGAAGAGAGGTAAGGGTGATAGTGGAAAGCGACCAGGTGAGCGACGAGGAGGGAGCTATCCTTTCCCACGAAATAGCCAAGAAGATAGAAAAAGAGGTCGTTTATCCGGGTCAGATAAAAATCATGGTCATAAGGGAAAGCAGGGCAACGGCATATGCTTCATAG
- a CDS encoding cell division protein ZapA — translation MKDRIKVVFFGKEYSVLTDAEKSYLMKIVEHLEQKIAKAAEDNAPVTVPTPVFLASLEIVDDFFALQREFDEFKRTAERKTEELVGLLESPGSQKEPVLIEESPEDPFRSRGNSF, via the coding sequence ATGAAAGACAGGATAAAAGTAGTTTTCTTTGGCAAGGAATATTCAGTCCTTACAGATGCTGAGAAGAGTTACCTTATGAAAATTGTAGAGCATCTTGAACAAAAGATTGCCAAGGCAGCTGAAGACAACGCACCTGTAACTGTCCCTACTCCCGTTTTTCTGGCTTCTCTTGAGATCGTCGATGATTTCTTCGCATTGCAGAGGGAATTTGATGAGTTCAAAAGAACCGCGGAAAGAAAAACAGAAGAACTGGTCGGACTGCTCGAATCACCCGGAAGCCAAAAAGAACCCGTCCTTATTGAAGAAAGCCCCGAAGACCCTTTCAGATCAAGAGGAAACAGCTTCTGA
- a CDS encoding deoxyguanosinetriphosphate triphosphohydrolase: MLIRKQTEENEKKLLSQMATLSCESKGRANPERECDIRTCFQRDRDRIIHSKAFRRLKHKTQVFISPTNDHYRTRLTHVIEVSQIARTISKALMLNEDLTEAIALGHDLGHTPFGHSGEEGLDEVFPGGFKHVHQSIRIVDVLERDGAGLNLTHEVREGIAKHSKGWGKEGIETEENRPLTLEGQVTKISDLVAYTNHDLDDAIRSGIISPGDVPAEYISILGDTASQRINTMVVDIVEQTIERDRIRILMSEEVFEALLGLRTYLYENVYVSERLLSLHNKSKKVVKELYLYFCENEKIFRESFCKMPVREDETLQRAVCDFIAGMSDLYALSLYQKIFLPSRWTKGQEIQDAYL, from the coding sequence TTGCTCATACGAAAACAGACCGAAGAAAACGAAAAAAAGCTGCTCAGTCAGATGGCGACTCTGAGCTGCGAATCCAAAGGAAGAGCGAACCCCGAGCGCGAATGCGACATAAGAACGTGCTTTCAGAGGGACCGGGACAGGATAATTCACTCCAAGGCCTTCAGAAGACTCAAGCATAAAACCCAGGTGTTCATCTCTCCGACCAACGATCATTACCGCACAAGGCTGACTCATGTAATAGAAGTCTCCCAGATAGCCAGAACCATATCGAAAGCACTTATGCTTAACGAAGATCTGACCGAGGCCATAGCACTCGGTCACGACCTAGGTCATACCCCCTTCGGCCATTCCGGGGAGGAAGGGCTGGATGAAGTGTTCCCCGGCGGGTTCAAGCATGTTCACCAGAGCATAAGGATCGTGGATGTGCTGGAACGCGACGGAGCGGGACTCAACCTGACGCATGAAGTCAGGGAGGGAATAGCTAAACATTCCAAGGGATGGGGAAAAGAGGGGATAGAGACCGAGGAGAACAGACCCCTTACCCTAGAAGGCCAGGTAACCAAGATCTCGGATCTTGTCGCTTACACGAATCATGATCTTGATGACGCAATCCGCTCGGGTATCATATCCCCCGGCGATGTTCCCGCAGAATATATCTCGATCCTCGGAGATACGGCTTCGCAAAGAATAAACACGATGGTAGTGGACATCGTTGAGCAGACCATCGAAAGAGACAGGATAAGAATTCTGATGAGCGAGGAAGTGTTTGAAGCACTCTTGGGACTCAGAACCTATCTCTACGAGAATGTCTATGTAAGCGAGCGACTGCTTTCGCTTCATAATAAATCCAAAAAAGTCGTTAAGGAGCTTTACTTGTATTTCTGCGAGAACGAGAAAATCTTCCGTGAGAGTTTCTGCAAGATGCCCGTACGGGAGGATGAAACGCTGCAAAGGGCGGTATGCGACTTCATAGCCGGGATGTCCGACCTTTACGCGCTTTCGCTTTACCAGAAGATATTTCTTCCTAGCAGATGGACAAAAGGCCAGGAAATACAGGACGCCTACCTATGA
- a CDS encoding gamma-glutamylcyclotransferase — protein sequence MTESKPEKLFVYGTLRKGGIRSGHLERCRLLRMMKVPGILYRTPFGYPVAVFDETSPLAVWGELYELPSDSELFIGSVDRLEGVDEKLFSRSVIRLEEESFYVYEPGPELRRQIGDEDIIKSGNWFSDPALCGEDPFSFAISFENIQKQYYRMKPDGRSEENIFLEGAVPVLVTCPHSTAHTRMGKLKRHEFYTAALGAVLHLVLGCHCLYANREQGTDPNYYDDCGFKAVLEKVLSERRIDLVVDIHGTGNEKSEDLFPGVGDEREFLLSAPDVLDKFYLVAEEYGITAGSADIFPAARQMTVAKFAAKRFSVPAIQVEISDRLRMPWRREDEFRRLIGFLLGFVEKVISEKKGQGG from the coding sequence ATGACCGAATCAAAGCCCGAAAAGCTTTTCGTTTATGGAACCCTGCGAAAGGGCGGGATAAGAAGCGGGCATCTTGAGCGATGCAGACTGCTCAGGATGATGAAAGTTCCCGGGATTCTTTACCGTACGCCTTTTGGTTATCCGGTGGCCGTGTTTGATGAGACTTCCCCGCTTGCTGTCTGGGGAGAGCTTTATGAGCTTCCCTCGGATTCCGAACTCTTTATCGGGAGTGTGGACCGCCTCGAAGGCGTGGATGAAAAGCTTTTTTCAAGATCAGTTATCCGCTTGGAAGAAGAGTCTTTTTATGTATATGAACCCGGCCCGGAACTCAGAAGGCAGATTGGCGATGAGGACATAATAAAAAGCGGCAACTGGTTCTCGGACCCCGCCCTCTGCGGAGAGGATCCCTTCTCTTTTGCCATCAGCTTTGAGAATATCCAAAAACAGTATTACAGGATGAAACCCGACGGTCGCTCTGAAGAGAACATTTTTCTTGAAGGCGCGGTCCCGGTTCTGGTTACCTGTCCGCACTCGACCGCTCACACGAGAATGGGGAAACTGAAGCGTCATGAATTCTACACCGCCGCTCTGGGAGCCGTGTTGCATCTAGTTCTCGGCTGCCACTGTCTTTACGCGAACAGGGAACAGGGAACAGACCCAAATTACTATGACGACTGCGGGTTTAAGGCTGTGCTTGAGAAAGTTCTGTCCGAGAGAAGAATAGATCTAGTTGTGGACATACACGGTACCGGAAACGAGAAGTCCGAAGATCTGTTTCCAGGCGTGGGGGACGAGAGGGAATTTCTTCTTTCGGCACCTGATGTTCTTGACAAGTTTTATCTTGTTGCCGAGGAATATGGAATCACGGCCGGAAGCGCCGATATATTTCCCGCCGCAAGGCAGATGACCGTGGCCAAGTTCGCTGCGAAGCGGTTTTCGGTTCCCGCAATCCAGGTTGAGATAAGCGACAGGCTCAGGATGCCGTGGAGACGGGAAGATGAGTTTCGCCGTCTCATAGGGTTTCTTCTCGGATTTGTTGAAAAAGTGATCTCGGAGAAAAAAGGCCAGGGCGGATAA
- the prfA gene encoding peptide chain release factor 1, whose product MFEKLEELERKFVELERVLGDPDISAQQRIKCSKERAELEDVVSVYARLKEVAEAAEENRKLLDDTELAPLAREELEELSEEKGELEAKLRKLLLPKDPNLGKNVFLEIRAGAGGEEAALFAADLLRMYSRYCENRRWKLETITLNETGIGGIKELVVRIEGREVYGKLRYESGVHRVQRIPSTEAGGRIHTSTATVAVLPEADEVDVEVDEKELKVDTFRSSGPGGQHVNKTDSAIRITHLPTGIVVQCQDDRSQQKNRVHAMSMLRAKLYEIEEQKRASEISRTRKTQVGSGDRSEKIRTYNFPQGRITDHRISLTLHKIEAVLGGELDPLLEPLAAHFQAESLKNLSEA is encoded by the coding sequence CTGTTTGAGAAGCTTGAGGAACTCGAGCGGAAGTTCGTTGAACTTGAGAGGGTGCTCGGCGACCCTGATATCTCTGCCCAGCAGAGAATCAAGTGCTCCAAGGAACGTGCGGAGCTTGAGGACGTAGTCTCTGTCTACGCGCGGTTAAAGGAAGTCGCGGAGGCTGCCGAGGAGAACCGCAAGTTGCTCGATGACACGGAACTTGCACCTCTTGCCCGTGAGGAGCTTGAAGAGCTTTCCGAGGAGAAAGGCGAACTCGAAGCTAAACTCAGAAAGCTTCTTCTGCCTAAAGATCCGAATCTCGGGAAAAACGTGTTTCTTGAGATAAGGGCCGGAGCCGGAGGGGAGGAGGCGGCTCTTTTCGCGGCCGATCTCCTCAGAATGTACTCCAGGTACTGCGAGAACCGCCGCTGGAAGCTGGAAACCATAACGCTTAACGAAACCGGGATCGGCGGGATAAAGGAACTTGTGGTAAGGATCGAAGGACGGGAAGTTTACGGCAAGCTCAGGTATGAAAGCGGGGTTCACAGGGTTCAGCGAATACCCTCGACGGAGGCTGGCGGGAGAATACATACGTCAACGGCGACAGTCGCTGTACTTCCGGAGGCCGACGAGGTTGACGTGGAAGTGGACGAGAAGGAACTCAAGGTAGATACTTTCAGGTCTTCGGGCCCTGGGGGACAGCATGTCAACAAGACGGATTCCGCGATAAGGATAACCCATCTTCCAACGGGAATCGTCGTGCAGTGCCAGGACGATCGCTCGCAACAGAAAAACAGGGTCCATGCGATGAGCATGCTACGCGCGAAGCTTTACGAGATTGAGGAGCAAAAACGCGCAAGCGAGATCTCGCGCACTAGGAAAACCCAGGTCGGAAGCGGGGACAGAAGCGAAAAAATAAGAACCTACAACTTTCCTCAGGGGAGAATAACCGACCACAGAATAAGTCTCACTCTCCATAAGATAGAGGCGGTACTGGGAGGAGAGCTTGATCCTCTGCTGGAGCCTCTCGCGGCCCATTTTCAAGCCGAAAGTCTTAAGAATCTGTCAGAGGCCTGA